The following are encoded together in the Microterricola viridarii genome:
- a CDS encoding methionine ABC transporter ATP-binding protein, whose translation MALVSLRNVTKAYPNPNDGDPILAIDDVSLDIEAGDVFGIIGYSGAGKSTLVRLINALEPVSSGSVVVDGQELAGLPEKQLRPVRLGIGMIFQQFNLFNAKTVWNNVAYPLRVAGASKEKIQARVDELLEFVGLSDKAKNYPEQLSGGQKQRVGIARALATEPRILLCDEATSALDPETTHEVLALLKRVNEEFGVTMVVITHEMDVIQTLATKVAVMDKGRVIETGEVFDVFSDPQNASSQTFVGTVVKGQPSAAEVAVLRERHAGRIVTFSFRDGDASQSSVFLSLAQAGIEFELVYGGINEIQGRAFGHLTLALRGPDAVIDGVLADIAGASEVTEAA comes from the coding sequence ATGGCGCTAGTCAGCCTGCGCAACGTCACCAAGGCGTATCCGAACCCCAACGACGGAGATCCGATTCTCGCGATCGACGACGTCAGCCTCGATATCGAGGCCGGGGACGTCTTTGGCATCATCGGGTACTCCGGTGCCGGCAAGAGCACTCTCGTGCGCCTCATCAACGCCCTCGAGCCGGTCTCGAGCGGCAGCGTCGTCGTGGACGGCCAGGAGCTCGCCGGGCTGCCAGAGAAGCAGCTGCGCCCCGTGCGCCTCGGCATCGGCATGATCTTCCAGCAGTTCAACCTGTTCAATGCGAAGACCGTGTGGAACAACGTCGCCTACCCGCTGCGCGTGGCCGGGGCCTCCAAGGAGAAGATCCAGGCCCGCGTCGACGAGCTGCTCGAGTTCGTCGGCCTGAGCGACAAGGCGAAGAACTACCCGGAACAGCTTTCCGGCGGGCAGAAGCAGCGCGTCGGAATCGCCCGCGCCCTCGCCACCGAACCACGCATCCTGCTCTGCGACGAGGCGACGAGCGCGCTCGACCCGGAGACCACGCACGAGGTTCTTGCCCTGCTCAAGCGGGTCAACGAGGAGTTCGGGGTGACGATGGTCGTGATCACCCACGAGATGGACGTCATCCAGACCCTGGCCACGAAGGTCGCCGTCATGGACAAGGGGCGGGTGATCGAGACCGGTGAGGTCTTCGACGTCTTCTCCGACCCGCAGAACGCCTCCAGCCAGACCTTCGTCGGCACTGTCGTCAAAGGCCAGCCGTCGGCGGCCGAGGTCGCGGTGCTGCGTGAGCGTCACGCCGGGCGCATCGTCACGTTTTCCTTCCGCGACGGCGACGCCAGCCAGTCCTCCGTGTTCCTCAGCCTGGCGCAGGCCGGCATCGAGTTCGAGCTGGTCTACGGCGGCATCAACGAGATTCAGGGTCGTGCCTTCGGTCACCTCACCTTGGCGTTGCGCGGGCCGGATGCCGTCATCGACGGCGTGCTCGCCGACATCGCCGGTGCGAGCGAAGTGACGGAGGCCGCGTAA
- a CDS encoding MarR family winged helix-turn-helix transcriptional regulator produces MPASDEVDRIVDAWLRERPDLDFTPLQVLSRVGRLAKHLDRARRTAFARSELESWEFDVLSALRRAGEPFQLSPKQLLQQTLVSSGTMTNRIDRLVVRELVQRRTDPNDGRGILVVMTPAGQTRVDAAITRLVDAEAVLLGALSAPEQERLAGLLRKLSLDFD; encoded by the coding sequence ATGCCTGCCAGTGATGAAGTCGACCGCATCGTCGATGCGTGGTTGCGTGAGCGCCCCGATCTCGACTTCACGCCGCTGCAGGTTCTCTCCAGGGTCGGCCGGCTGGCCAAACACTTGGACCGTGCCCGACGCACCGCCTTCGCCCGCTCGGAGCTCGAATCGTGGGAGTTCGACGTGCTCTCCGCGCTCCGTCGAGCCGGCGAGCCGTTCCAGCTCTCGCCGAAACAACTCCTGCAGCAAACCCTGGTCTCCAGCGGAACGATGACGAACCGCATCGACCGTCTCGTGGTGCGCGAGTTGGTGCAACGCCGCACCGACCCGAACGACGGCCGCGGCATCCTCGTCGTGATGACCCCGGCGGGCCAGACCCGCGTGGATGCCGCGATCACCCGCCTCGTCGACGCAGAGGCGGTGCTGCTCGGCGCCCTCAGCGCGCCGGAGCAGGAGCGCCTGGCGGGCCTGCTGCGCAAGCTCTCGCTCGACTTCGACTAG
- a CDS encoding methionine ABC transporter permease has product MDKLIELQPEFWEAAGETLYMVSLTLLFGGLGGLLFGLVLYATRAGSLMPNKAVFVILNVVINFFRPIPFIIFIAALVPFTRLVIGTGTGTNAAIVALSIAASFAIGRIVEQNLVTVPPGVVEAGRAMGAGPLRILTTIVIPEALGPLILGYTFVLVAIVDMSAMAGLVAGGGLGYFAQLYGYRQFEPVVTWAAVLLIVVFVQLAQFLGNKLARKALRR; this is encoded by the coding sequence ATGGACAAGCTGATTGAACTGCAGCCCGAATTCTGGGAGGCTGCGGGCGAGACGCTCTACATGGTCTCGCTGACGCTGTTGTTCGGCGGCCTGGGCGGCCTGCTCTTCGGCCTCGTGCTCTACGCCACGCGCGCGGGCAGCCTGATGCCGAACAAAGCGGTGTTCGTGATCCTGAATGTGGTCATCAACTTCTTCCGCCCGATCCCGTTCATCATCTTCATTGCCGCGCTCGTGCCATTCACGCGGCTGGTGATCGGCACCGGGACCGGCACCAATGCGGCCATCGTCGCTCTCTCGATTGCGGCATCGTTCGCGATTGGGCGCATTGTGGAGCAGAACCTGGTGACGGTCCCGCCTGGGGTGGTCGAGGCTGGACGCGCCATGGGCGCCGGGCCGCTGCGCATCCTGACGACCATCGTCATCCCCGAGGCGCTCGGGCCGCTGATCCTCGGCTACACCTTCGTGCTCGTCGCGATCGTTGACATGTCGGCGATGGCCGGCCTCGTCGCTGGTGGCGGCCTCGGCTACTTCGCGCAGCTCTACGGCTACCGCCAGTTCGAGCCCGTCGTGACCTGGGCGGCCGTGCTGCTCATCGTCGTGTTTGTGCAGTTGGCGCAGTTCCTCGGGAACAAGCTCGCCCGCAAGGCGCTGCGCCGCTAG
- the glmU gene encoding bifunctional UDP-N-acetylglucosamine diphosphorylase/glucosamine-1-phosphate N-acetyltransferase GlmU, whose translation MTDQNLAIVVLAAGQGTRMKSATPKLLHPIAGLPLVSHVLATAKALDAATIVTVVRHERDRLAAVVSAELPESIIVDQDEVPGTGRAVEQAVAALPADFDGDVLVINGDVPLLDAQTLSQFVAAHRESGASATVLSAVYDDATGYGRIVRGDGGAFDGIVEQKDATPEQLAIGEGNAGVYVFSAAALRQQLGKLTTDNAQGEKYLTDVIGLLRAAGSDVSAVPVAEAWLVAGVNDRAQLSEAALRLNALIVRGWQLAGVTIQDPASTWIDLKATLAPDVTLLPGTQILGATVVATGAIIGPDTTLVDCEIGEGAQVRRSDATLAVVGAAATVGPFAFLRPGTILGTDGKIGAFVETKNAKIGTGSKVPHLSYVGDATIGEHSNIGAGSIFANYDGVNKHSSQIGSHVRTGSHGVFVAPITIGDGAYTGAGTVVRKNIPAGALAISVAPQRNMEGWVHTHRAGSAADDAAQAAQAE comes from the coding sequence ATGACCGATCAGAATCTGGCGATTGTTGTCCTCGCGGCCGGGCAAGGCACCCGCATGAAGTCGGCCACGCCCAAGCTGCTGCACCCCATCGCCGGCCTGCCGCTGGTCAGCCACGTGCTCGCCACCGCGAAGGCCCTCGACGCCGCAACCATCGTCACCGTTGTGCGGCACGAGCGCGACCGGCTGGCCGCCGTCGTCAGCGCCGAGCTGCCGGAGAGCATCATCGTCGACCAGGATGAGGTCCCCGGCACCGGGCGCGCGGTCGAGCAGGCCGTCGCCGCGCTGCCTGCCGACTTCGACGGCGATGTGCTCGTCATCAACGGCGACGTGCCGCTGCTCGACGCCCAGACGCTCAGCCAGTTCGTGGCCGCCCACCGAGAGAGCGGGGCATCCGCCACCGTGCTCTCGGCCGTCTACGACGACGCCACCGGCTACGGCCGCATCGTGCGTGGCGACGGCGGCGCGTTCGACGGCATCGTCGAACAGAAGGATGCCACCCCGGAGCAGCTCGCCATCGGTGAGGGCAATGCTGGTGTCTACGTGTTCTCGGCCGCCGCCCTGCGCCAGCAGCTCGGCAAACTCACCACCGACAACGCCCAGGGCGAGAAGTACCTGACCGACGTCATCGGCCTGCTGCGCGCGGCCGGATCTGACGTGAGCGCCGTGCCCGTCGCCGAGGCCTGGCTGGTTGCCGGCGTCAATGACCGCGCCCAGCTCTCCGAGGCCGCGCTGCGCCTGAACGCGCTGATCGTGCGCGGCTGGCAGCTGGCCGGCGTCACCATCCAGGACCCGGCGAGCACCTGGATCGACCTCAAAGCCACGCTCGCGCCCGACGTGACGCTGCTGCCCGGCACCCAGATCCTCGGCGCGACCGTCGTCGCGACCGGCGCAATCATCGGCCCGGACACGACGCTGGTTGACTGCGAGATCGGCGAGGGTGCCCAGGTGCGCCGCAGCGACGCCACGCTCGCCGTCGTGGGCGCCGCGGCAACCGTCGGCCCCTTCGCGTTCTTGCGCCCCGGCACGATCCTCGGAACCGACGGCAAGATCGGCGCCTTCGTCGAGACGAAGAACGCGAAGATCGGCACCGGCAGCAAGGTTCCGCACCTCAGTTACGTCGGCGACGCCACGATCGGCGAGCACTCGAACATCGGTGCCGGCTCGATCTTCGCCAACTACGACGGCGTCAACAAGCATTCCTCACAAATCGGGTCGCATGTGCGCACCGGGTCGCACGGGGTCTTCGTCGCGCCGATTACAATTGGTGACGGAGCGTACACAGGTGCGGGAACGGTTGTTCGCAAGAACATACCGGCCGGCGCCTTGGCCATCAGCGTCGCTCCGCAGCGAAACATGGAAGGTTGGGTGCACACGCACCGGGCCGGCAGTGCTGCGGATGATGCTGCCCAGGCCGCGCAGGCAGAATAA